The following are encoded in a window of Megalobrama amblycephala isolate DHTTF-2021 unplaced genomic scaffold, ASM1881202v1 scaffold422, whole genome shotgun sequence genomic DNA:
- the LOC125261521 gene encoding stonustoxin subunit beta-like isoform X2, with protein MDTVGVNVIETAALGRPFQLGMLYDCRKDALIPGITLWDPEKLQQSLRVHPQINTSFIVKASDSIDDKSSLLKIDGSLKLSVLGGLINVSGAAKYLEDTKKSFRQQRLTLRYHSTSRFEELTMNHLAPENIVHREVFDNDTATHVVTAVLYGADACFVFDREVSSDEKIKIVEGEAKLAFEKLKGISVDANINLKMNDAQKKAVQKFTCMFYGDFQLPSNPTTFEDALKIFTDLPKLLGEKKELAVPLRVWLYPLDKLLSKASKLQKDISMDLMIKTESVIEILNTTEMKCSDLLEDSPASTLTAFQDKILQMKQNCYMYKLSLMKKLGSLLPNIRGDVKKETDLNDLLQDHNKSPFSERDLAQWLKERERESDVIKSVLRQLKDAGAQVEVNIDLILMDLEAGNLVSYTFTSLNWSDVLLHKQTTYLTNSNNGETDEKNPDSEQKSWLTPEMQKNMKSNLKTFKDLIDSRDRKPAKFIVSSKEMKNNPGSCILLYESECDEAVCFIPPSKPACPITEEVKDNSVVLKVPPSCSSTVELRLLYKRKQDTVWRSKPVMKDENTVTLTDLRAGTEYEIKCAALGKLNYTVYSDVISITTEGRNQSVMEYCGLINQGATSYLNAVLQTLYMTQGYREGVMRLERREDSSDGDFIEELKSLFSKLDKESHPVSTVAITRSLGITDVYEHEDAAEYLRLILCKTFQLHEIFFIRVNTSGACSSCKRMTSKWKYLIIVNICLKESDNVEAAVNAHIDKMRKGLYCSHCSKRPTLENEAAVNERIAEMRKDLHCSHCSERPTLENINSYFEFPQRLVVELENFNSGNSQVAVPPLIEVSTHKYELYAMINLYGTVKDGHYNAEIKSDNGNWYQFDDSHVFQVPDKMKSCYPLSPPAYLLLYKRTGINA; from the exons GAATCACACTGTGGGATCCAGAGAAGCTACAGCAGAGTCTACGAGTCCATCCCCAAATTAACACAAGTTTTATAGTCAAAGCTTCAGACTCTATTGATGACAAATCATCCTTACTGAAGATTGATGGCTCTCTGAAACTGAGTGTTTTAGGTGGACTCATCAATGTCAGTGGAGCAGCCAAATATCTGGAGGACACAAAGAAATCTTTCAGACAGCAGAGACTGACCCTACGTTATCATTCAACTAGCAGGTTTGAAGAACTGACCATGAATCACTTGGCGCCTGAAAATATAGTTCATCGTGAGGTGTTTGATAATGACACAGCAACACACGTGGTGACAGCAGTGCTGTATGGAGCAGACGCCTGCTTTGTGTTTGATAGAGAGGTTTCATCAGATGAGAAAATAAAGATAGTAGAAGGAGAAGCAAAATTAGCCTTTGAGAAGCTCAAAGGCATTTCAGTAGATGCAAACATCAATCTGAAGATGAATGACGCTCAGAAGAAAGCAGTCCAAAAATTCACATGCATGTTTTATGGCGACTTCCAGTTACCGTCTAACCCGACTACTTTTGAAGATGCGCTGAAGATTTTTACTGATCTTCCAAAGCTGCTGGGTGAAAAGAAAGAGCTGGCGGTTCCTCTGAGAGTTTGGCTTTATCCTCTCGACAAACTTCTCTCAAAAGCTTCCAAACTTCAGAAGGACATCAGCATGGATCTAATGATTAAAACCGAATCAGTGATTGAGATTTTAAATACAACTGAGATGAAATGCAGTGACCTTCTGGAAGACTCACCTGCTTCTACCTTGACTGCATTTCAGGATAAAATACTGCAAATGAAGCAAAACTGCTACATGTACAAACTGAGCCTTATGAAGAAACTCGGCTCTCTGCTGCCAAACATCCGTGGAGACGTGAAGAAGGAAACTGACCTGAATGATCTTCTACAAGATCATAATAAATCTCCATTCAGCGAAAGAGATCTTGCACAATggctgaaagagagagaaagagagtctGACGTCATTAAATCAGTCCTCAGACAGCTGAAGGATGCTGGTGCACAGGTAGAAGTCAACATAGATCTGATTTTAATGGATCTGGAAGCTGGAAATCTTGTCAGCTACACTTTCACATCACTGAACTGGTCAGATGTTCTGCTTCATAAACAAACCACCTATCTGACTAATTCAAATAATGGAGAAACTGATGAGAAGAACCCTGATTCAGAGCAAAAGTCTTGGCTCACTCCTGAGATGCAGAAGAACATGAAGAGCAACTTGAAGACATTTAAAGACTTGATTGATTCAAGAGACCGTAAACCAGCCAAGTTCATTGTGTCCTCAAAGGAAATGAAGAATAATCCAGGTTCCTGCATTCTGCTgtatgaaagtgaatgtgatGAAGCTGTTTGCTTTATTCCTCCATCCAAACCAGCCTGTCCAATCACTGAAGAGGTCAAAGATAATAGTGTGGTTCTGAAGGTTCCTCCATCATGTTCTTCTACAGTGGAGCTCAGATTACTGTATAAACGGAAGCAGGACACAGTCTGGAGATCTAAACCTGTGATGAAGGATGAAAACACAGTTACTCTGACTGATCTGAGAGCAGGAACTGAGTATGAGATCAAATGTGCAGCACTGGGGAAACTCAACTACACCGTATACAGTGACGTCATCAGCATCACCACAGAG GGAAGGAACCAGTCTGTTATGG AATACTGTGGCTTGATAAATCAAGGGGCGACCAGCTACTTGAACGCAGTTCTGCAAACCCTCTACATGACGCAGGGATACAGGGAAGGTGTAATGAG ACTGGAGAGAAGAGAAGATTCCTCTGATGGCGACTTCATTGAAGAGCTGAAGTCACTGTTTAGTAAACTAGACAAAGAGTCTCATCCAGTTTCAACAGTTGCAATCACAAGGAGCCTCGGCATCACAGACG TTTATGAACATGAAGATGCAGCAGAAtatttacgtttgattctgtgcaAGACTTTTCAACTCCATGAG attttttttatcagaGTGAATACAAGCGGTGCATGCAGTTCATGCAAGCGAATGAcatcaaaatggaaatatttaatCATAGTGAACATCTGTCTTAAAGAATCAGATAATGTG GAAGCTGCTGTGAATGCACACATTGATAAAATGCGTAAAGGTCTATACTGCAGTCACTGTTCAAAGAGACCAACGCTGGAAAAT GAAGCTGCTGTGAATGAACGCATTGCTGAAATGCGTAAAGATCTACACTGCAGTCACTGTTCAGAGAGACCAACGCTGGAAAAT ATTAATAGTTATTTTGAGTTTCCACAAAGACTGGTTGTAGAATTGGAGAATTTCAATAGTGGCAACAGCCAAGTAGCAGTTCCTCCACTTATTGAG GTTTCCACCCACAAATATGAGCTTTATGCCATGATAAACCTTTATGGTACAGTAAAAGATGGACATTACAATGCTGAAATCAAATCTGACAATGGAAACTGGTATCAATTTGATGACAGCCATGTATTTCAG GTTCCCGACAAAATGAAATCATGCTATCCACTCAG CCCACCTGCCTATCTACTCTTGTACAAACGCA CAGGTATCAATGCCTGA
- the LOC125261521 gene encoding stonustoxin subunit beta-like isoform X1, with protein sequence MDTVGVNVIETAALGRPFQLGMLYDCRKDALIPGITLWDPEKLQQSLRVHPQINTSFIVKASDSIDDKSSLLKIDGSLKLSVLGGLINVSGAAKYLEDTKKSFRQQRLTLRYHSTSRFEELTMNHLAPENIVHREVFDNDTATHVVTAVLYGADACFVFDREVSSDEKIKIVEGEAKLAFEKLKGISVDANINLKMNDAQKKAVQKFTCMFYGDFQLPSNPTTFEDALKIFTDLPKLLGEKKELAVPLRVWLYPLDKLLSKASKLQKDISMDLMIKTESVIEILNTTEMKCSDLLEDSPASTLTAFQDKILQMKQNCYMYKLSLMKKLGSLLPNIRGDVKKETDLNDLLQDHNKSPFSERDLAQWLKERERESDVIKSVLRQLKDAGAQVEVNIDLILMDLEAGNLVSYTFTSLNWSDVLLHKQTTYLTNSNNGETDEKNPDSEQKSWLTPEMQKNMKSNLKTFKDLIDSRDRKPAKFIVSSKEMKNNPGSCILLYESECDEAVCFIPPSKPACPITEEVKDNSVVLKVPPSCSSTVELRLLYKRKQDTVWRSKPVMKDENTVTLTDLRAGTEYEIKCAALGKLNYTVYSDVISITTEGRNQSVMEYCGLINQGATSYLNAVLQTLYMTQGYREGVMRLERREDSSDGDFIEELKSLFSKLDKESHPVSTVAITRSLGITDVYEHEDAAEYLRLILCKTFQLHEIFFIRVNTSGACSSCKRMTSKWKYLIIVNICLKESDNVEAAVNAHIDKMRKGLYCSHCSKRPTLENEAAVNERIAEMRKDLHCSHCSERPTLENINSYFEFPQRLVVELENFNSGNSQVAVPPLIEVSTHKYELYAMINLYGTVKDGHYNAEIKSDNGNWYQFDDSHVFQVPDKMKSCYPLSPPAYLLLYKRSEYHMIL encoded by the exons GAATCACACTGTGGGATCCAGAGAAGCTACAGCAGAGTCTACGAGTCCATCCCCAAATTAACACAAGTTTTATAGTCAAAGCTTCAGACTCTATTGATGACAAATCATCCTTACTGAAGATTGATGGCTCTCTGAAACTGAGTGTTTTAGGTGGACTCATCAATGTCAGTGGAGCAGCCAAATATCTGGAGGACACAAAGAAATCTTTCAGACAGCAGAGACTGACCCTACGTTATCATTCAACTAGCAGGTTTGAAGAACTGACCATGAATCACTTGGCGCCTGAAAATATAGTTCATCGTGAGGTGTTTGATAATGACACAGCAACACACGTGGTGACAGCAGTGCTGTATGGAGCAGACGCCTGCTTTGTGTTTGATAGAGAGGTTTCATCAGATGAGAAAATAAAGATAGTAGAAGGAGAAGCAAAATTAGCCTTTGAGAAGCTCAAAGGCATTTCAGTAGATGCAAACATCAATCTGAAGATGAATGACGCTCAGAAGAAAGCAGTCCAAAAATTCACATGCATGTTTTATGGCGACTTCCAGTTACCGTCTAACCCGACTACTTTTGAAGATGCGCTGAAGATTTTTACTGATCTTCCAAAGCTGCTGGGTGAAAAGAAAGAGCTGGCGGTTCCTCTGAGAGTTTGGCTTTATCCTCTCGACAAACTTCTCTCAAAAGCTTCCAAACTTCAGAAGGACATCAGCATGGATCTAATGATTAAAACCGAATCAGTGATTGAGATTTTAAATACAACTGAGATGAAATGCAGTGACCTTCTGGAAGACTCACCTGCTTCTACCTTGACTGCATTTCAGGATAAAATACTGCAAATGAAGCAAAACTGCTACATGTACAAACTGAGCCTTATGAAGAAACTCGGCTCTCTGCTGCCAAACATCCGTGGAGACGTGAAGAAGGAAACTGACCTGAATGATCTTCTACAAGATCATAATAAATCTCCATTCAGCGAAAGAGATCTTGCACAATggctgaaagagagagaaagagagtctGACGTCATTAAATCAGTCCTCAGACAGCTGAAGGATGCTGGTGCACAGGTAGAAGTCAACATAGATCTGATTTTAATGGATCTGGAAGCTGGAAATCTTGTCAGCTACACTTTCACATCACTGAACTGGTCAGATGTTCTGCTTCATAAACAAACCACCTATCTGACTAATTCAAATAATGGAGAAACTGATGAGAAGAACCCTGATTCAGAGCAAAAGTCTTGGCTCACTCCTGAGATGCAGAAGAACATGAAGAGCAACTTGAAGACATTTAAAGACTTGATTGATTCAAGAGACCGTAAACCAGCCAAGTTCATTGTGTCCTCAAAGGAAATGAAGAATAATCCAGGTTCCTGCATTCTGCTgtatgaaagtgaatgtgatGAAGCTGTTTGCTTTATTCCTCCATCCAAACCAGCCTGTCCAATCACTGAAGAGGTCAAAGATAATAGTGTGGTTCTGAAGGTTCCTCCATCATGTTCTTCTACAGTGGAGCTCAGATTACTGTATAAACGGAAGCAGGACACAGTCTGGAGATCTAAACCTGTGATGAAGGATGAAAACACAGTTACTCTGACTGATCTGAGAGCAGGAACTGAGTATGAGATCAAATGTGCAGCACTGGGGAAACTCAACTACACCGTATACAGTGACGTCATCAGCATCACCACAGAG GGAAGGAACCAGTCTGTTATGG AATACTGTGGCTTGATAAATCAAGGGGCGACCAGCTACTTGAACGCAGTTCTGCAAACCCTCTACATGACGCAGGGATACAGGGAAGGTGTAATGAG ACTGGAGAGAAGAGAAGATTCCTCTGATGGCGACTTCATTGAAGAGCTGAAGTCACTGTTTAGTAAACTAGACAAAGAGTCTCATCCAGTTTCAACAGTTGCAATCACAAGGAGCCTCGGCATCACAGACG TTTATGAACATGAAGATGCAGCAGAAtatttacgtttgattctgtgcaAGACTTTTCAACTCCATGAG attttttttatcagaGTGAATACAAGCGGTGCATGCAGTTCATGCAAGCGAATGAcatcaaaatggaaatatttaatCATAGTGAACATCTGTCTTAAAGAATCAGATAATGTG GAAGCTGCTGTGAATGCACACATTGATAAAATGCGTAAAGGTCTATACTGCAGTCACTGTTCAAAGAGACCAACGCTGGAAAAT GAAGCTGCTGTGAATGAACGCATTGCTGAAATGCGTAAAGATCTACACTGCAGTCACTGTTCAGAGAGACCAACGCTGGAAAAT ATTAATAGTTATTTTGAGTTTCCACAAAGACTGGTTGTAGAATTGGAGAATTTCAATAGTGGCAACAGCCAAGTAGCAGTTCCTCCACTTATTGAG GTTTCCACCCACAAATATGAGCTTTATGCCATGATAAACCTTTATGGTACAGTAAAAGATGGACATTACAATGCTGAAATCAAATCTGACAATGGAAACTGGTATCAATTTGATGACAGCCATGTATTTCAG GTTCCCGACAAAATGAAATCATGCTATCCACTCAG CCCACCTGCCTATCTACTCTTGTACAAACGCAGTGAGTATCACATGATTCTGTGA
- the LOC125261521 gene encoding stonustoxin subunit beta-like isoform X3, with product MDTVGVNVIETAALGRPFQLGMLYDCRKDALIPGITLWDPEKLQQSLRVHPQINTSFIVKASDSIDDKSSLLKIDGSLKLSVLGGLINVSGAAKYLEDTKKSFRQQRLTLRYHSTSRFEELTMNHLAPENIVHREVFDNDTATHVVTAVLYGADACFVFDREVSSDEKIKIVEGEAKLAFEKLKGISVDANINLKMNDAQKKAVQKFTCMFYGDFQLPSNPTTFEDALKIFTDLPKLLGEKKELAVPLRVWLYPLDKLLSKASKLQKDISMDLMIKTESVIEILNTTEMKCSDLLEDSPASTLTAFQDKILQMKQNCYMYKLSLMKKLGSLLPNIRGDVKKETDLNDLLQDHNKSPFSERDLAQWLKERERESDVIKSVLRQLKDAGAQVEVNIDLILMDLEAGNLVSYTFTSLNWSDVLLHKQTTYLTNSNNGETDEKNPDSEQKSWLTPEMQKNMKSNLKTFKDLIDSRDRKPAKFIVSSKEMKNNPGSCILLYESECDEAVCFIPPSKPACPITEEVKDNSVVLKVPPSCSSTVELRLLYKRKQDTVWRSKPVMKDENTVTLTDLRAGTEYEIKCAALGKLNYTVYSDVISITTEGRNQSVMEYCGLINQGATSYLNAVLQTLYMTQGYREGVMRLERREDSSDGDFIEELKSLFSKLDKESHPVSTVAITRSLGITDVYEHEDAAEYLRLILCKTFQLHEIFFIRVNTSGACSSCKRMTSKWKYLIIVNICLKESDNVEAAVNAHIDKMRKGLYCSHCSKRPTLENEAAVNERIAEMRKDLHCSHCSERPTLENINSYFEFPQRLVVELENFNSGNSQVAVPPLIEVSTHKYELYAMINLYGTVKDGHYNAEIKSDNGNWYQFDDSHVFQVPDKMKSCYPLSPPAYLLLYKRSINA from the exons GAATCACACTGTGGGATCCAGAGAAGCTACAGCAGAGTCTACGAGTCCATCCCCAAATTAACACAAGTTTTATAGTCAAAGCTTCAGACTCTATTGATGACAAATCATCCTTACTGAAGATTGATGGCTCTCTGAAACTGAGTGTTTTAGGTGGACTCATCAATGTCAGTGGAGCAGCCAAATATCTGGAGGACACAAAGAAATCTTTCAGACAGCAGAGACTGACCCTACGTTATCATTCAACTAGCAGGTTTGAAGAACTGACCATGAATCACTTGGCGCCTGAAAATATAGTTCATCGTGAGGTGTTTGATAATGACACAGCAACACACGTGGTGACAGCAGTGCTGTATGGAGCAGACGCCTGCTTTGTGTTTGATAGAGAGGTTTCATCAGATGAGAAAATAAAGATAGTAGAAGGAGAAGCAAAATTAGCCTTTGAGAAGCTCAAAGGCATTTCAGTAGATGCAAACATCAATCTGAAGATGAATGACGCTCAGAAGAAAGCAGTCCAAAAATTCACATGCATGTTTTATGGCGACTTCCAGTTACCGTCTAACCCGACTACTTTTGAAGATGCGCTGAAGATTTTTACTGATCTTCCAAAGCTGCTGGGTGAAAAGAAAGAGCTGGCGGTTCCTCTGAGAGTTTGGCTTTATCCTCTCGACAAACTTCTCTCAAAAGCTTCCAAACTTCAGAAGGACATCAGCATGGATCTAATGATTAAAACCGAATCAGTGATTGAGATTTTAAATACAACTGAGATGAAATGCAGTGACCTTCTGGAAGACTCACCTGCTTCTACCTTGACTGCATTTCAGGATAAAATACTGCAAATGAAGCAAAACTGCTACATGTACAAACTGAGCCTTATGAAGAAACTCGGCTCTCTGCTGCCAAACATCCGTGGAGACGTGAAGAAGGAAACTGACCTGAATGATCTTCTACAAGATCATAATAAATCTCCATTCAGCGAAAGAGATCTTGCACAATggctgaaagagagagaaagagagtctGACGTCATTAAATCAGTCCTCAGACAGCTGAAGGATGCTGGTGCACAGGTAGAAGTCAACATAGATCTGATTTTAATGGATCTGGAAGCTGGAAATCTTGTCAGCTACACTTTCACATCACTGAACTGGTCAGATGTTCTGCTTCATAAACAAACCACCTATCTGACTAATTCAAATAATGGAGAAACTGATGAGAAGAACCCTGATTCAGAGCAAAAGTCTTGGCTCACTCCTGAGATGCAGAAGAACATGAAGAGCAACTTGAAGACATTTAAAGACTTGATTGATTCAAGAGACCGTAAACCAGCCAAGTTCATTGTGTCCTCAAAGGAAATGAAGAATAATCCAGGTTCCTGCATTCTGCTgtatgaaagtgaatgtgatGAAGCTGTTTGCTTTATTCCTCCATCCAAACCAGCCTGTCCAATCACTGAAGAGGTCAAAGATAATAGTGTGGTTCTGAAGGTTCCTCCATCATGTTCTTCTACAGTGGAGCTCAGATTACTGTATAAACGGAAGCAGGACACAGTCTGGAGATCTAAACCTGTGATGAAGGATGAAAACACAGTTACTCTGACTGATCTGAGAGCAGGAACTGAGTATGAGATCAAATGTGCAGCACTGGGGAAACTCAACTACACCGTATACAGTGACGTCATCAGCATCACCACAGAG GGAAGGAACCAGTCTGTTATGG AATACTGTGGCTTGATAAATCAAGGGGCGACCAGCTACTTGAACGCAGTTCTGCAAACCCTCTACATGACGCAGGGATACAGGGAAGGTGTAATGAG ACTGGAGAGAAGAGAAGATTCCTCTGATGGCGACTTCATTGAAGAGCTGAAGTCACTGTTTAGTAAACTAGACAAAGAGTCTCATCCAGTTTCAACAGTTGCAATCACAAGGAGCCTCGGCATCACAGACG TTTATGAACATGAAGATGCAGCAGAAtatttacgtttgattctgtgcaAGACTTTTCAACTCCATGAG attttttttatcagaGTGAATACAAGCGGTGCATGCAGTTCATGCAAGCGAATGAcatcaaaatggaaatatttaatCATAGTGAACATCTGTCTTAAAGAATCAGATAATGTG GAAGCTGCTGTGAATGCACACATTGATAAAATGCGTAAAGGTCTATACTGCAGTCACTGTTCAAAGAGACCAACGCTGGAAAAT GAAGCTGCTGTGAATGAACGCATTGCTGAAATGCGTAAAGATCTACACTGCAGTCACTGTTCAGAGAGACCAACGCTGGAAAAT ATTAATAGTTATTTTGAGTTTCCACAAAGACTGGTTGTAGAATTGGAGAATTTCAATAGTGGCAACAGCCAAGTAGCAGTTCCTCCACTTATTGAG GTTTCCACCCACAAATATGAGCTTTATGCCATGATAAACCTTTATGGTACAGTAAAAGATGGACATTACAATGCTGAAATCAAATCTGACAATGGAAACTGGTATCAATTTGATGACAGCCATGTATTTCAG GTTCCCGACAAAATGAAATCATGCTATCCACTCAG CCCACCTGCCTATCTACTCTTGTACAAACGCA GTATCAATGCCTGA
- the LOC125261525 gene encoding E3 SUMO-protein ligase ZBED1-like, whose protein sequence is MSDWEMKSVVLQTRSVYESHTSAHLAEELTNAVNMWKLRRPNMLLPVTTDNAPNIVNAVHEADGLGPQISCFAHVVNLAAKKAVSINTVSRLLGRVRKIVTFFHKSTKAHHVLTVKQEMLNLPRHKLIHDVTTRWNTVHDMLERYIEQQPAIYSALLDKDLKLSVKNITMLNDSEQKLAEELIQVLTPLKTVTTLMSSETTPTISIILPLKEMILKSMSPGDQDSATVKEAKAAITNDLAKRYTDPNLHDYLQMATALDPRFKSLPYLDEDSRDKLYRNIIHEILESEQQALVENPVPSTEEDNPSSPPPKKKTAMSEVFGELFKTEEQQGRPFPQIIEEEVTTYKLADSIHVDADPFIWWKTNECKFPHVAKAAQQHLCVPGTSVASERIFSTAGDIVSAIRSRFAAENVHRLIFLQKNLKIQE, encoded by the exons ATGTCGGATTGGGAAATGAAAAGCGTTGTACTCCAAACCCGTTCCGTGTATGAAAGTCATACAAGCGCTCATTTGGCAGAAGAGTTGACAAACGCAGTGAATATGTGGAAGTTGAGGAGGCCAAATATGTTACTCCCAGTCACCACAGATAACGCTCCGAATATTGTGAATGCAGTCCATGAAGCTGATGGGCTGGGGCCACAGATAAGTTGTTTTGCGCATGTTGTAAACCTAGCAGCCAAGAAAGCAGTGTCAATCAACACAGTGTCCCGCCTCCTGGGGAGGGTTAGAAAAATAGtgactttttttcacaaaagCACCAAAGCCCACCATGTTTTGACTGTGAAGCAGGAGATGTTAAACTTGCCCAGACACAAGTTAATTCATGATGTCACAACTCGGTGGAATACAGTACATGACATGTTGGAAAGATACATAGAACAGCAGCCCGCCATCTATTCTGCCTTACTGGACAAAGATCTGAAGCTGTCTGTCAAGAACATAACCATGTTGAATGACAGTGAACAGAAACTGGCAGAAGAACTGATTCAGGTCCTCACTCCACTGAAAACAGTGACAACTCTCATGAGCAGTGAAACAACCCCCACTATATCAATTATCCTTCCTCTGAAAGAGATGATTCTCAAATCCATGTCACCAGGAGACCAGGACAGTGCAACAGTCAAAGAAGCCAAAGCAGCCATTACAAATGACCTGGCAAAGAGGTACACTGACCCTAATCTTCATGATTACCTCCAAATGGCCACAGCCCTTGACCCCAGGTTTAAATCCCTGCCTTACCTTGATGAAGACTCTCGTGATAAGCTCTACAGGAATATCATCCATGAAATTCTGGAGAGTGAGCAGCAG GCTCTAGTGGAGAATCCTGTGCCCTCCACAGAGGAGGACAATCCATCCTCTCCCCCTCCCAAGAAGAAGACAGCAATGTCAGAGGTATTTGGGGAGCTTTTCAAAACTGAGGAACAGCAGGGTAGGCCATTTCCCCAGATTATTGAGGAGGAAGTCACCACATACAAGTTAGCAGACAGTATTCATGTGGATGCTGATCCATTCATATGGTGGAAAACAAATGAATGCAAGTTCCCCCATGTAGCAAAAGCAGCACAACAACACCTCTGTGTCCCAGGAACCTCTGTTGCGAGTGAGAGAATTTTCTCCACTGCCGGGGACATTGTAAGTGCAATACGCTCTCGCTTTGCTGCAGAGAATGTTCACAGGCTTATCTTTTTACAGAAGAACCTCAAAATACAGGAATAG